The Streptomyces sp. M92 nucleotide sequence CTCCACCCGGACCGCGACGGCGTCGTGGACATCACCCGGGACATCGACACGCAGGAGGCCGTCGAGGAGTACCTCGACGCGCACCAGGACGTCGTCGTCGCCGAGCGCCGGAAGAAGGCCGCGAAGGCCCGCATCCTCGCCGGGCTCGGCGGCGCCGAGGCCGCCACGGTCCTCGACAAGCCGTACGTGTCCCTCGACGAACGCTCCCGCCGCAACTGCGACTTCGAGCGGCTCGCCGAGCGCTACCCGGACGCCTACGCCGACTGCGTCGAGGACTCCACCTACCGCCAGATCTCGATTCCCCGCTCTGTCCGTGAGGAGCACGCCGCATGACCACGATCGCTGAGCGGGCCGCCGCAGCCGCCGGCCGCGCCGACGCCCCCATGGGCCCGGCCGAAGACGCGCCGCCCGCCGACGACTTCACCCCAATGCCGGACCCGATGGCCGACTACGAGCCCGGCGAAGACGACCCGGACATGGTGCCCGTCCACATCGCGTGGCTCCGCGTCCGCCGCGAGATCCGCTCCATCGCCAAGGGCCAGAAGTACGAGGAAGGCCGCACCAAGTACAACTTCCGCGGCGCCGACGTCGTCGTCCAGCACTTCGGCCCGGTCACCCTCAAGCACGGCGTGCACGTCCTGCCGATCAACGTGGCGACGTCGTACGGCGGCAAGCAGACCAAGAGCGGCAGCATGATGCGCGAGTGCACCGTCACGGTCACCTGGCAGATCATGGGGCCCCTCGGCGACACCCTCACCCTGCAGACGGCGGGCGAGGCCCTCGACACCTCCGACAAGTCCACCACCAAGGCACAGACGGTGGCCCTGCGGACGCTGCTCCTTACCGCTGGACTCGTCCCCACCGGCGACCGCGACCCGGACGCCGACCGCATCGAGCGCGGCATGGACGCGCCCGCCCGGTCCGCCGAGTCGTACCGCGACGAGCTGCTCCACCCGAAGACCTCTCCGGGCCGCATCCAGCAGATCGGCTACGAGGTGTCCAACGCCCGGATGCTCGGCGCCCGCGTGCAGAACGAGACCGGCGAGTGGGAGACGCTCGGCGACCTCGGCCGGCGGATCCACGGCGAGCGCACCGGCGGTGACCAGTGAGCAGCTTCGCCAACGTCCGCAAGGCCGCCTGGGACACCGAGACCACCGGCCCGAACCCCCTCGAAGACCGCATCGTCACCGCCGCGTTCATCGTCCGCGGCGGCGGCCGGGACGACCGCCTCTTCTCCTGGCTCATCAACCCGGGCGTGCCGATCCCGGCCGAGGCGTCCGAGGTCCACGGCATCACCGACGCCATGGTCCAGGCCGACGGCCAGGACCCGAAGACCGCTCTCGACGAGATCGCCACCAACCTCGTCCGGGCCATCGAGTGGGGCATGCCGGTCATCGCGTTCAACCAGTCCTTCGACTGGTCGATCCTCCACTACGACCTGCTCCGCCACGGCCTGCCCACCATGACCGACCGCGTCGGCCCCGGCCCCCTGCCCCTGATCGACCCCCACGTCATCGACAAGCAGGTCAACCAGCGCGTCAGGGGCTCCGGCCAGCGCAAGCTGAAGCCCACCGCGGACCGGTACGGCGTCGCCCTAAACGACTGGCACACCGCCGAGGCCGACGCCCTCGCCGCGCTGCTGATCGCCGAGGCGCAGTTCGACCGCCACCCGCACCTCAACGGCTGGGACCCCCAGGGCCTGTTCAGCGCGCAGCAGAAGTGGCGTGCGGAGCAGCAGGCCAGCCTCCAGCAGTGGTTCCGCACGAAGGCCACGCCGGAACAGGGCGGCGCCCCTGACAAGGTGATCGACGGCTCCTGGCCGCTGATCCCGGCACAGCGCGGGGGTGAGGCGTCGTGACGAACCTCCCGAAGCCGTGCGGCACCCTCGCTGCCTACGCCCGGCACCTCCGGCACCGCGAAATCCCCTGCGACGACTGCACCCGCGCGAACCGCGAAGCCAAGCGAACCCGCGGTACGCCCACCCCGACCCGTAGGAAGCCGATCGTCCACGGCACCCCGGCTGGGTACCGACAGCACCGCTATCGGGGCGAGCAGGCGTGCACCGAGTGCCTGACCGCTGAGAACGACCGACGTCGCGCCTATCAGGCGATGAGTCGCAAGACGGGAAAGCGGGTGGCGTCGTGAGCCAGTTCGCCACCGCGCTCGGCGCGGCCGTCACCGCCGTCGGCGTCGGAGCCGTCGTCATCGCCCGCTCCTGGCCCGTCCCGACCGGCCGGCACCGCGCCACCCGCCCGGCTGACGAGGAGCAGCTGCTCCGCCCGGTCGAGGCCCTCGACCAGACCGAAGCGCACTGCCCGGTCCAGGACCGGCCGACGCTTCAGCTCCGTCTCGCCACCGGCGGCATGTGCTGCACCGAATGCCGCCACACCACACCGATCAGCCTGGGAGACACCCAGTGAGCACCCTCTTCCACGTCACCACCGAGGCACCGGCCGCCCGCCCGGCGGCCGGGCCCCGGCCCCTCGTCATCGGCATCGACGCCAGCCTCAACAGTCTCGGCATCGCCGGAGCCGACTGGGCCGAAGCCGTACGCCACCCCAAGCTCGACGGCCACGCCCGCATCGACTACCTCCGCCGCGAGGTCGCCGACCGCGTCAAGGCCGCCGACCTCGTCGTCATCGAGGACATCGCCCGCGGCGCCAAGGGCTCCGCCGTCCACCAGCTCGCCGGCCTGTGGTGGGTCCTCACCACAGAGATCCACCGCCGTGGGATCCCCTTCGCCGTCGCCAACCCCCAGAGCCGCTACACCTACGTCACCGGCGTGCCCAACCCCGCCAAGGCCGAGCCCCGGGACAAGCGGGCCCGGATCTGCAAGGGCATCGTCTGCACCTTCGTCAACGAGCAGCTCGGCATCTGGTGCGAGGGCACCGGCAAGTACGACGCCGCCGACGCCGCGGTGTTCGCCGCGATGGGCCTGGACTGGCTCGGCTACCCGCTGCTCCACCTGCCGCAGCAGCAGCGCCGCGCGCTGGACAGCGTGAAGTGGCCGACGCAGACCGTGGCGGTGGCCCGATGAGCACCTACATCCCCCGCCGTGAGAAGGCCGCACGCCTCCGCCGCCTCCGCGGCATCCCCGGCTACGTCCCCACCACCCCCGCCATCCAGCACATCCACGCCCTCCGCAAGGGCGGCTGGACCAACATCGAGATCGCCGACACCGCCGGAGTCGACCGCCGCACCATCCACAACATCCTCCACGGCGAAGTCGCCACCGTGCACCAGCGCACCATCACCTCAATCCTCAACCTGCGCCCCGAAGACGCCCCCAACCGAGTGCCCGCCATCGGCACCCGCCGCCGTCTCGAAGCTCTGGCCGTCATGGGCTGGCCCATCTCCCACATCGGCACGGAAGCCGGGATCTACGGCACCCAGGTCACCGAGATCGTCGTCGGCCGCCGCCAGCGAATCCCCCGCGACCAGGCCGAGGCCGTCGCACGGATCTTCCGCGAGAAGGCACTGAAGCCCGGCCCGTCGAAGCGGACTCGCACCATCGCCGCCCAGAACGGCTGGGTGTCCGCCCTCGCCTGGGACGACATCGACGACCCCGACGAAAAGCCCCAGGGCCTCAAGCGCCGCACCCGAAAGGCGGCGGCATGAGCGGCTGGCTCGGCGGCCTCCAGATCAGCCGCACCGACCGCGGACAGACCCCCGTCGCCGACTTCCTCTGCACCGCCTGCGGCACCTACCGCCGCATCACCGGCCGCGACAAAGTCCGCGACTTCGTCCGCGCCAACCCCGTCGCTGACCACCGGGCCACCTGCCGCCCGACGAAACGAGGAGCAGCCGCATGAGCGACTCCGACACCGCCCGCGAGCCGCCCCGGCACGTGATCGCCACACCCGACTGGCCGCCCGTCCGAATCCCCGGACACCCCGGCTGGTGGCGGCACTGCATCAACGGCCAGCAGGTCGACCTCCAGAGCCGAGACCCGCAGCACCACACCCAGAAAGGCACCACCCAGCGATGACCGTCCAGCACGAGACCGGTGAGATCCAGCAGGCCCCCGTCGCCGCCTTCCTCGCCTCCCACCTCAACGGCCGCACCGACGAAGAGCTGTCTGCCGAGTTCCACACCCTCCTCGACGCCGTCCGCGCCCACGGCAAGAAGGGCGAACTCACCATCAAGATCGTCGTCGAGCCCCCGGCCAACGGCGTCGACAGCGCGCCCCTCCCGATCGGCGTCGAGTCCGCGGTGAAGGCGCCGAAGCCGACCCCCGTCAAGTCCCTGTACTTCCTCGACGACGAGGGCCTCCCCGTCCGCGAGGACCCCCGCCAGATGTCCATCGAGTTCCGCACCGCCCCCTCCACCACCGACTACAAGAAGGCCTGACCCGTGACCAACACCGAAACCGGCGTCCGCGCCATCGCCGCCTACGCCCAGCAGGCCCTCGCCCCCAAGCAGGTCGAGCCCGGCAGCATCTACCTCGTCGCCACCGCCGACGGCCGCGTCGACACCATCAACCTCACCGGACCCGAGCACACGGGCCAGCTGCAGCGGAAGGCCGGCACCACCACCGTCCGCGACGCCCAGTCCTTCCTCACCTACTGGGACAAGCACCACGACGACGCCTCCGAGGTCTACGCCGACAGCGACCGCCTCACCGTCACCGCCGTCCTCGACGCCCACCAGGCCGACGGCGCCCGCTGGGCCCAGCACCGCCTCCACCTCGCCCTCCGCGAGACCGCGGCCTGGAAGCAGTGGCTACACAACGATGGACAGCTCCTCGACCAGGAGACGTTCGCCGAGTTCCTTGAGGACCACCTGCCCGAGCTCCTGGAGCCGTCGGCCGCGGAGATGCTGGAGATCGCCCAGTCCTTCCAGGCCGCGCAGAAGGTCGACTTCCAGTCCGCCACCCGCCTCACCTCCGGGCAGCGGCAGTTCCAGTACGTCGAGACCACCACGGCGAAGGCCGGGCAGAAGGGCCAGCTGTCGGTGCCCGAGGTCTTCACCATCGGCCTGGTGCCGTTCGAAGGCAGCGAGGGCTACCGGCTCACCGCCCGCCTCCGTCACCGCATCGGGCAGAACGGCCTGCGTCTCGGCTACAAGCTGGAGCGCCCCGACGAGATCCGCAAGACCGCGTTCGCGGACGTGGTGAAGGCGATCGGCGAGCAGATCGACACCTCGGTCATGAACGGGACCGCGGCCTGATGGCCGGCCGCAGGCGGGGCGGCGCCAACTCCCGCTGCTCCGGCTGCGGCCAGCCCCTCCTCGTCCAGTGGGTCGGAGACACCGCCGCCATCCGCGCGACCGTCACCCTCCCACCGGCCGACGCCCAACTCCCCTACCGCGAGGCGCTGAAGGACCGGACACCCAACGACCTCGTCTGGTGCCTGCCCCGCGGCCCCCACCGCGCAACACGGCTCCGCTGGACCCACCACCGGCACCCACCGGACTGCCCCCACCAGCACCTCACCAGCCACAAGTGCCGCCCCACCGAACCGACCACGCTCTTCTGAGGAGACCGCCCCGTGGACAACGTCCGCCACATGACCCGCGAACCGGCGGACCAGGACGGCCTCACACGAACCGCCCCCCACGACGCCGAAGCCGAGGAATACGTCGCCGGCGTCATCATGAACGACCGCACCGCCTACCTGGAGTGCGCACGGCTCATCACCCGCGAGGACATCTACCTCCCCGGCATCCGCGCCATCTGGGACGCCGTCAGCGGCATGGTCGCCGAAAACAAGCAGCTCCACCCCGTCACCGTCCGCGCCGAGCTCGAGAAGCAGAAGCGACTCCGCGAAGTCGACGGCGGCAACCTCATCCTCCGACTCGGCTACGAAACCATCCCCGGCGTCATGGCCGCCGCGTTCGCCGAACGCATCGCCGACGTCGCCCGCATCCGCCGCCACGACGAGTACGCCAACAAGGTCAAGGCCGCCGTCCTCGCCGGAGCCACCGCCGAGGAACTCGACAAGCTCACCGACAACCACCGCCAGCAGGAAGAACGCCGATCCACCCTCGGTCAGGGCCCCTCACACCTCACCGCCGCGTTCCTCGACTGGAACGAACACTTCGCCACCGACTTCGGCAACGTCGAACTCCTCCCCGGCAAGCTCATGGCGCCCGGCCAGCAGATCACCGTCGTCGGCGACGGCAAGGCCGGCAAGTCCCTCCTCGTCCAAGAGTGGCTGTGGCGCGTGGCCACCGGCCAGTCGTTCCTCGGCGACCGCCCCCAAACCCCCATCAGCGTCCTGTACGTGGACGCCGAGAACGGCCACCAGGACATCCAGGAACGATTCCTCTCCTACGGCGGCGGACCCGGCCGCATGGGCCTCCTCACCTACGCGTCGTTCCCGCCCATCCGGCCCCTCGACACCGCAGGCGGCGGCGCCGACCTCCTCGCCATGGTCGGCGAAGCCGAAGCACAGATCGTCTGCCTCGACACCGTCTCCCGGTTCATCTCCGGCCCCGAAAACGACGCCGACACCTGGCTCGCCCTCTACCGGCACACCCTCCTCCCGCTGAAGCGCGCCGGCATCTCCTCCATCCGCCTCGACCACATGGGCAAGGACGGCGAACGCGGCGCCCGCGGCTCCTCCGCCAAGACCCAGGACGTCGACCACGTCTGGGAGCTGCGCGCCCAGGGCGGCGGCACCCTCCTCCTCAAGCGCACCCACACCCGCACCGGCATCGGCCCCGACCAGTTCATCATCGTCCGCCAGGCCCGCCGCCACGGCGACCACTACATGCCCGGCGGCACCCGGCACGTGCTCATGGAGTACGAGCAGATGCAGGAAGCCATCGAAGGCTCCGTCGAGTGGCTCGTCGCCCAGATCGACCGCCTCGGCCTCCCCGACGACGCCGGAAACCCCCGCACCAAGACGGCCCTCGCGAACGCCGGAATCAAGGCCGCCAAAGCCAAGATCGAAGCCGCCGTTCGCACCCGGAAAAACCGGGACAACTCGGGTTCCCGGAATGGGTTCCCCCAGACCTTCCCCGACGACCTTCCCGGGGAACGTTCCCCGGGAACCCCCACGGGAACCGAAAAACCCCAGGTCAACCATTCCCCGGGAACCTCGCGGGAACCCCAGGGAACCCCACCTTCCCCCCCTTCCCCCCCTCTAGGAGAGGGGAAGGGGGAGGGAAGCCCCGCCACAGACACCCCAGACGAACCCCTCTGCACCGTCTGCGAGAAGCCCCTCACCGGCTACCGACGAGACCGCGGCTACGACACCCACCTCGGATGCGACCCCGAAACCGGCAGCCACCCAGACCAACCCCACGACGCCGCCTGAGCGCGGTCATCCGGTTACAGCCCATCACGCGTAATACACCCACAAAGGAGCACGCCATGACCGACCAGCCCACCACTTACCACCTCACCCCGCGCACCCTCGACCTGTTCGTCCGCGCCCTCGTCAACGAGGTCGACTACGACATCCACAAGGGCTACGAGTGCGGCGAGGAAGACGGCCTCGACCACTACCCCGAGCTGGTCGCCGAGGCCGCCGAGATGCTCGACGCGATCACCGCCGGGGAGCCCGCCGCCGAGATCCCCATGGAGACCGCCGCGCACGTCCTCTGGCAGGACCGCCTCGGCGGATGGCCGCCGAGCACCTTCGCCACCAAGCTCCTCAGCCTCTGGACGTCGGCCGACACCGACAACGCTGACCGGCTCGCCGTTGCCTTCCCTGAGTACGCGGCCGCGATCGCCCTCGTGAAGAGCGGTCCGGCCGGTGTGCAACAGCTGCGTGTCATCGCGGGGGACGACCCCAAGGAGACGTCCACCTGCGGGCAGTGTCGCCAGCCGTTCGACCCGGCCGACACGAGCTTCGACGGCCGCGCGCAGCACCAGAGCACGCCGTTCTGCCGTCGCTGCGTCGACCGCTGCCACGAGTCGACGGACGCCTTCCACGTCTGCGCCATCTGCCGCTGAGCACAGACCGGCCGCCCGCAGTCGAGTTGCGGGCGGCCGGTGTCCCCGAGTCCACCACACCCACCAGGAGAAGACCATGACCGAACCAGCCTGCGGCAACAACCCGCACCACCAGATGAGCGACGGCGACCGCCGCGTCGTCGAGAGCTTCCGGGCGTACCTCGCCGCCCGGGCCGCGCTCCTTGAAGCCGCTGACTGGTACGCCCAGCAGGGCAAGACCGTCCTCGCCGCCTCGCAGGTCGCCGCCGACCTGCGTCGCCGAACTGGCGCAGAGGCGCGCCACGTGGGCGACGGGTCGACGGCCACCGAGACCGACGAGGAGCGCGCCGACCGCGAGGAGACCGAACGCGACCACGCCCGAGGCGACCACACGCACTGCGGGCTCACCTGCGAGACCGAAATGCCGACCGAGCACCTGCGGAACTTCGTGATCGCCAAGGGCTACCCGGGCACGAAGGGCGCGCTCGCCGAGCTGGAGCGCCGAGCCGCAGCCCAGGCCGCGCCCGACGCCGACCTCCCCGCACGCCTCGAAGCCGCCCTGACCGAGCGCTACACCGCACTCGGCAACCCCTTCTCCGAGATGCGCCGCCAGGAGCAGGGCCCTGACGGCTGGCCCGCGTCGCACCCGGTCGGCGCGCACCACGTCGCCGAGACGCTGCGGGAACTGCTCGCCGCCGGGGCGCGGCAGGACGGGGCGCAGCGGCCCAATCCCCGCGAGATCTGCATCTGCGGCCACACCCGCGGCGAACACGGCACCGTCAGCGGCCGTCTCCTCTGCGGCGTCTGCGACCCCGACAGCACCGACAACCTCGTCTGCAAGGAGTACGAGGCCCTGTGATCATCGCCGATGCCCTCGACACCCTCTGGACCCTCCTCCTCGCCGGCGGACTCTGGCTCCTCGCCATCGCCGCCGTCACCACCCTCTCCCTGTACTCGATCGCCGCGATCATCTACGGCACGTTCCGGCTCGCCCGGCGCGCCCTCCGTGGCCCCGACCGGCCGACCTGGGCCCGCAGCCGGGCAGCCGCCCGCCGGTACGCCCGCCGCGAGCCCGACTACGAGGAAGCCGCCTGATGGCCCGCCTCCTGGGCGTCGCCGTCGTCGCCCTCCCGCTCATCAGCCTCGCCCTGCTCGGCCTCGGCCGGGCCGGGCGGGCCCTCGCCCACCACGCCACCCGGAAGGACACCTGACATGGGCTGGAACAGCGCCAACCGCATCTTCGACCCCGTAGCCCGCGCCCTCATCGACACCGGCGCCGACGACACCACCAAGCGCAAGGTACTCGGCGACCTCATCAGCGAACTCCAGGACGGCGACTGGGACACCGAAGACGAGAGCCTGGAGGACTTCCTCGACGACCCCGCCATCGTCAAGGCCTTCGCCGACAAGGGCGTCCACCTCTCCGACAAGCGCTGCTGCCGCGCCGAGCACGCCAAGGACCCCGCCGCCTACCTGCTGGCGTTGCGGCACGAGGACGTCAGCGAGGACGAGATGGCGCAGGCCATCGACGCGTACGCCCACCACCTCGCCACTCAGATCCGGAACACCCGAGACGAGACGCGCAGCGCAACGCAGGCCTCGAAGGTCACGGACTACGCGGCCGACCTCATCGACCCGAAGGCCCGTTCGTGAGCCGCCGGTGCACCCGCGGGCACTTCATCCCCGCCACCGCACCCACCGACGCCTGCCGCTGCACCCTCACCCGCCGACCGAAGCGCCGTCCCGCCCGCTGGCCGCTGGACACCGACCTATGGGGCCAGGGCCTCACCGCCGTACAGCGCCACTCGATCCGCACCGTGCCCATCGTCGGGAGCTACCTGTGACCCACGCCCAACGCACCGCCGCCGCCTGCAAACTCGCCGCGTTCGTCGCCGCCATCGTGGCCGGCTACTCCGCGACCCACCATCCGTACTACGTCGTCCCCGGCCTGATCGTCGCCGCGTTCTTCCTCGGCGTCGCCGCGTCGTACGGCCGAGACGAGCAACGGCAGCAGGCCCGGCACGCCGAGTTGGACGCCGCGGCCGCCGCCGACGAGCAGCTCCTCCCAACCGACCACGACTCCCGGAGCGCAGCATGAGCCAGCCCACCGCCCGCACCCCGTACGAACACGCCGTGCACCAGATCAACGAGGTCAGCGACCAGACGAACCGTGTGACCGGGGTTGGTGAGTCGTCTCGACCGATCGACCCGGTTACGACGAACGCCGTGCTCACTGCCCGGTCGAACCTGGCGATCGCCTCAGCGCTGCTCGCCGTCGCCGACGCACTCCGGGCGAGCAGCACGGAGCACGAGGCGTGAGCGGCCCGTCGTCGGCGCCCCGGGGCGAGCACACGCCTCGCCCGGGGGCCACGTGGCAGACAGAGCTGGTGCGCGTCGAGCAGCTGGTGGACGACGACGCACCCGACCCCCGACCGAACCGAGCCACCCGCCGCGCCCTCAAGCGCGCAGCACGGAGGACCACGTGACCGACCGCCTCACCGCCGACACCATCACCAGCGACGCACTCGACCAGCTGTACCGCGAGCGCGACGAAGCCCGGCAGCACTCCGCCACCATCGCCGCCCAACGCGACCGCCTCCGCCAGCGCATGAACGCCCTCGCCGACCGCTGGGACACCGCCCTCGCCCCCGACAAGCCCTACGCCCGCGCACTCCGAGCCGAGATCAGCGTCGCCCCGTTCGACCCCGACGGCGCGATGAGCGTGCAGGAGTACCGCGAGCACGGCCGCATCCTGTGGGCGTTCCGCTGCTGGGGCACCGACACCTGCGACGGCTGGCTCGGACTCGGTCACCGCACGGAGACCTCGGCGCTGCTGGAGCGCGAGCGGCACGTGGCCGATGAGCACGGCGAGCAGCCCGCAGCCGCCCCGGCAGCGACCAAAGCGACCGCCCCGGAGGACGAACACGACGGCCCGCTCGTCCCGCCGATTCTCACCGAGGCCATCCGGCAGCACGACGCCGAGACGGAGCGGGCCGTCGCCGCGCTCGCCCAGGCGTACGGGCCCACGGCCGACCTCGACCACCCACAGCACCCGGTGAACGCGTCACCGCTGCGCGAGGAGATTGCCAACGCCATCGGCCGGACCAACCTGCCCGCGTGGCACAAGGCCGCCCGCTACGAAGCCGCCGAAGCCGCCCTGTCCGCCGTCCTCCCGCACGGCAAGTTCCTCGGCGACCAACTTCGCGACGCCGAGCAGCGCCTCACGGCCATCGCCTCCCTGCACGAGCCCCAGCCCGACGGCACTGGCTTCCCCGACGGCCAGCAGTGCCGGACGTGCAGCCGCGACGGAGGCGACGGCTACCAGTACCTCGTGCCGTGGCCGTGCCCGACAGCCCAGGCCATCGCCCCGTCCGCCGACCAGACCACGGAGAAGTGACCATGCGGGCAACCCGCGTCGAGATCCTCAACGAGGACGGCGAGTGGCACGAACTCGAAGGCATCACCTCCATCGAGCTGGTGGAGGAAGAACCCGCCGACCTCGACGACGCAGTCCTCGTCTCGGTCCGGGACTTCGCGCTGATGCAGATCGACGAGTACGAGCGTCGCCTCAACGCGCCCGTCCTGGGCCGAAATCCCGACCGTCCGCGTCGGGACCGGCCCGCGTGGCAGTCGCCGTACGGGCCGCCGCCTCGGCGGCACTGAGCATGACGAAGGGGCGTGCCCTCGAACTCCCCAGCTCCACGGCACGCCCCACTCGGTGGCTTCACCCTACGCCCCACCCAGCACACCGGAGCGCACGATGAACACCACCGCCAGCACCACCACGAACCTCCGCACCTGCGCCCTCCACTGGACCGACCTCCACGAAGCCGCCGGCCAACCCGCCCAGGTCGGCGCCTTCGGTCTCGGCCTCCGCGGCTACCTCGCCCGCCTCGACCAGGCCGACGCCGAGCAGCTGGAGTACGAACGCCACCAGGCCGCGCACCTCCGCGCCCAGGAGCGCGACCCGCTCCAGATCGGCGAGCGCCCCGTGCCGGTCCGCCTCCACATCCTCGACACGATGCGCGCCGTCGAGGCTGCCCTCGTCCAGTGCGCCGACGACATCGCCCACACAGCCCAGCGCGCACCGATCGCCGGGCCGACCGCGCGCCGGACCGCGACGCACCCGTACCTCACCCAGCGCGAAGCCGACATCGCCGCCGCCGACCGGCAGCGTCGCGCCGAGCTGGCCCAGGCGGACCTCGTCGACCCGCGCCGCTGGCGGTACACCGGCCGACGCACCGCCTCGCACGCCGCGCTGTGGCTCCTCGCCCGGGTCGAGCGGAAGCCGGGCCCGTGCCGGCGCCTCACCGAGCAGGAGGAGCAGCGGATCGGGAACGTCGCGGCCGGCGCAGCCGCCCGGGTCGAGCGGGCGCTGGACATCGCGGCGCAGCGCCGGACGCTGGCGCAGCCGTGCGTCTGCGGAGGGCTGATCGACGTCCACGGCGGCGAAGGCCGGGTGCCGGTCGCGCACTGCACCGGGTGCGGGCGGATCTGGACCGAGGGCGGCGTCGTGGCTGCGTAGCTATCCCTTCGGCGGTACTCGCAACGGGACGGGCGTCTCCTGCCCGTCCCACGTCACGTAG carries:
- a CDS encoding transcription factor WhiB, which translates into the protein MSGWLGGLQISRTDRGQTPVADFLCTACGTYRRITGRDKVRDFVRANPVADHRATCRPTKRGAAA
- a CDS encoding ERF family protein is translated as MTTIAERAAAAAGRADAPMGPAEDAPPADDFTPMPDPMADYEPGEDDPDMVPVHIAWLRVRREIRSIAKGQKYEEGRTKYNFRGADVVVQHFGPVTLKHGVHVLPINVATSYGGKQTKSGSMMRECTVTVTWQIMGPLGDTLTLQTAGEALDTSDKSTTKAQTVALRTLLLTAGLVPTGDRDPDADRIERGMDAPARSAESYRDELLHPKTSPGRIQQIGYEVSNARMLGARVQNETGEWETLGDLGRRIHGERTGGDQ
- a CDS encoding AAA family ATPase; this encodes MDNVRHMTREPADQDGLTRTAPHDAEAEEYVAGVIMNDRTAYLECARLITREDIYLPGIRAIWDAVSGMVAENKQLHPVTVRAELEKQKRLREVDGGNLILRLGYETIPGVMAAAFAERIADVARIRRHDEYANKVKAAVLAGATAEELDKLTDNHRQQEERRSTLGQGPSHLTAAFLDWNEHFATDFGNVELLPGKLMAPGQQITVVGDGKAGKSLLVQEWLWRVATGQSFLGDRPQTPISVLYVDAENGHQDIQERFLSYGGGPGRMGLLTYASFPPIRPLDTAGGGADLLAMVGEAEAQIVCLDTVSRFISGPENDADTWLALYRHTLLPLKRAGISSIRLDHMGKDGERGARGSSAKTQDVDHVWELRAQGGGTLLLKRTHTRTGIGPDQFIIVRQARRHGDHYMPGGTRHVLMEYEQMQEAIEGSVEWLVAQIDRLGLPDDAGNPRTKTALANAGIKAAKAKIEAAVRTRKNRDNSGSRNGFPQTFPDDLPGERSPGTPTGTEKPQVNHSPGTSREPQGTPPSPPSPPLGEGKGEGSPATDTPDEPLCTVCEKPLTGYRRDRGYDTHLGCDPETGSHPDQPHDAA
- a CDS encoding DUF2303 family protein, translated to MTNTETGVRAIAAYAQQALAPKQVEPGSIYLVATADGRVDTINLTGPEHTGQLQRKAGTTTVRDAQSFLTYWDKHHDDASEVYADSDRLTVTAVLDAHQADGARWAQHRLHLALRETAAWKQWLHNDGQLLDQETFAEFLEDHLPELLEPSAAEMLEIAQSFQAAQKVDFQSATRLTSGQRQFQYVETTTAKAGQKGQLSVPEVFTIGLVPFEGSEGYRLTARLRHRIGQNGLRLGYKLERPDEIRKTAFADVVKAIGEQIDTSVMNGTAA
- a CDS encoding exonuclease domain-containing protein produces the protein MSSFANVRKAAWDTETTGPNPLEDRIVTAAFIVRGGGRDDRLFSWLINPGVPIPAEASEVHGITDAMVQADGQDPKTALDEIATNLVRAIEWGMPVIAFNQSFDWSILHYDLLRHGLPTMTDRVGPGPLPLIDPHVIDKQVNQRVRGSGQRKLKPTADRYGVALNDWHTAEADALAALLIAEAQFDRHPHLNGWDPQGLFSAQQKWRAEQQASLQQWFRTKATPEQGGAPDKVIDGSWPLIPAQRGGEAS